A genomic region of Enterococcus sp. 12C11_DIV0727 contains the following coding sequences:
- a CDS encoding glycoside hydrolase family 13 protein, whose product MKTNWWKKATIYQVYPRSFQDTNADGIGDLPGIIQRLDYLAFLGIEAIWLSPVYQSPNEDNGYDISDYQAIDPDYGTMKDMDTLIEEAKKRNIKIIMDLVVNHTSSEHPWFQSALHDPKSEFHDFYIWRKGVGGSPPNTLQSNFGGSAWTLVPELGEYYLHLHAKEQPDLNWENKTMRNEIYRMMNYWIEKGVGGFRLDVIDLIGKEPDQFITKNGPKLHELLQEMNQNTFGKYDLVTVGETWGATPEIAQLYSDEDRDELSMVFQFEHINLDKQPGKRKWDLKKLDPKELHHVFSKWQTELTGKGWNSLFWNNHDLPRIISRWGNDQEYRVLSGKMLAIYLYFLQGTPYIYQGEEIGMINHPITSINEVDDIESRRMYNERITLGYTEEEIITSINAKGRDNARHPMQWDNSKQGGFTTGIPWLPAGDSSEINVAAALDDPNSLFYTYKKLIQLRKEVPVITEGTFESIQTEDAAVLAYIRKYEGKEIVVVVNFSNKPAQFLLDATQQIKKILIHNYEKEISQTLLPYEAYAVLLN is encoded by the coding sequence ATGAAAACTAATTGGTGGAAAAAAGCAACGATCTATCAAGTCTATCCACGTAGCTTTCAAGATACGAACGCAGATGGCATCGGGGATCTTCCTGGAATTATTCAACGGTTAGATTATCTTGCTTTTCTAGGAATAGAAGCAATCTGGTTAAGTCCTGTATATCAATCGCCTAATGAAGATAATGGCTATGATATCAGTGATTATCAAGCGATCGATCCAGATTATGGAACAATGAAGGATATGGACACACTAATTGAAGAAGCTAAAAAGAGGAATATCAAGATCATCATGGACTTAGTCGTCAATCATACTTCCTCTGAACATCCGTGGTTTCAATCCGCGCTTCACGATCCAAAGAGCGAGTTTCATGATTTTTATATTTGGAGAAAGGGCGTTGGCGGAAGCCCCCCGAACACTCTGCAGTCAAACTTCGGCGGTTCTGCTTGGACATTGGTTCCAGAACTTGGAGAATATTATCTTCACTTACACGCCAAAGAGCAACCTGACTTAAATTGGGAAAATAAAACGATGCGCAACGAAATTTATCGTATGATGAATTACTGGATCGAAAAAGGAGTAGGCGGATTTCGTCTAGATGTTATTGATTTAATCGGAAAAGAACCCGACCAATTCATTACTAAAAATGGACCAAAACTCCATGAACTATTACAGGAAATGAATCAAAACACCTTTGGAAAATACGATTTGGTCACAGTTGGTGAGACATGGGGGGCAACACCCGAAATTGCTCAGCTTTATTCAGATGAGGACAGAGATGAATTATCGATGGTTTTCCAATTTGAGCATATCAATTTGGATAAACAACCGGGCAAACGAAAATGGGATCTAAAAAAACTTGATCCAAAAGAACTGCATCATGTTTTTTCTAAATGGCAAACTGAATTAACTGGTAAAGGCTGGAACTCCCTATTTTGGAATAATCACGATTTGCCACGAATCATTTCTCGTTGGGGCAATGATCAAGAGTACAGGGTGCTTAGTGGTAAAATGTTGGCTATCTATCTTTATTTTCTTCAAGGAACACCTTATATTTACCAGGGTGAAGAAATCGGGATGATCAATCATCCAATTACATCCATTAATGAAGTCGATGATATTGAAAGTCGTAGAATGTATAATGAACGCATCACTTTAGGATATACAGAAGAGGAAATCATTACCTCTATCAATGCCAAAGGACGTGATAACGCACGCCATCCGATGCAGTGGGATAATTCTAAACAAGGGGGCTTTACAACTGGTATTCCTTGGTTACCTGCAGGAGATTCAAGTGAAATCAATGTAGCAGCCGCTTTAGATGATCCAAACTCTCTATTTTATACGTACAAAAAATTGATTCAGCTCCGAAAAGAAGTACCAGTGATTACAGAAGGAACATTTGAGAGTATTCAAACAGAAGATGCAGCAGTTTTAGCTTATATCCGTAAGTATGAAGGAAAAGAAATAGTAGTTGTTGTCAATTTTTCCAATAAGCCGGCTCAATTCTTATTGGATGCAACACAACAAATCAAAAAAATCCTGATTCATAATTATGAAAAAGAAATTAGTCAAACCCTTCTCCCTTACGAAGCCTATGCTGTTTTACTAAATTAA
- a CDS encoding alpha-galactosidase, which produces MSIYFDASQNFFHLSNNEISYIIGIEKEQYLTHRYFGPRLAEYHQVNQLQMIDRGFATNPISEERTFSLNTLPLETSTQGSLDYRVSNYQFRNIDGHCITNFAYDHFEISEGKRPLEGLPSLRGDQGQTLAIYLVDSIQSLEMVLYYTIYEDLPVITRSVSYTNNGTQIVYIENAGSMLLDFPRCDFDLLTLNGAHTNEATIHRQALHPGIQKIASTRGTSSPQHHPFLGLADRYTNEDQGDVYGFHFIYSGNFVAQAEVEQYGSTRVQIGINPETFEWKLSPGITFQTPEVVLNFSRQGFNQLSQTFHTLYQTYLIPKQWQQEERPILLNSWEGNYFDFTEEDLIRQAHLASILGIELFVLDDGWFGQRADDTTSLGDWYVNNAKLPNGIEHLADVIHEQKMKFGLWFEPEMISVKSRLFERHPEWSLQVPNYPQTQGRQQLVLNLSLPEVQDYLIQMLIAYLSSNKIDYIKWDMNRHLTEVGSFLLPNDQQKEVSHRYVLGLYRILSEVTERFPKVLFENCSSGGGRFDPGMVAYMPQTWASDNTDALCRSKIQYGYSYLYPPIMMGAHVSDSPNHQVGRNTPLESRFLIAMSGNFGYELAIEKQSPQELEMIKEQVIFYKKHRKLLQFGQFYRLKELDASYSTAWLFKNETEALLVYSNGLAQPAQTVQYLKTKYLEESALYKDMNTGEIYSGSELNHAGILVPRIKGDFNCFYIHWTVIR; this is translated from the coding sequence ATGTCGATCTATTTTGATGCATCACAGAATTTTTTTCACCTGAGCAATAATGAAATCAGTTATATCATTGGTATCGAAAAAGAACAATATCTTACCCATAGATATTTTGGTCCTCGTTTGGCAGAGTATCATCAAGTCAATCAGCTGCAAATGATCGATCGCGGTTTTGCTACGAATCCAATCAGTGAAGAACGTACTTTTTCGCTAAACACGCTACCACTTGAAACGAGTACGCAAGGTAGCTTAGATTATCGAGTGAGTAATTATCAGTTTCGGAATATCGATGGACATTGTATTACTAATTTTGCGTATGATCATTTTGAAATTTCAGAAGGCAAGCGACCTTTAGAAGGTCTCCCTTCACTAAGGGGAGACCAAGGACAAACCTTAGCAATTTATCTTGTAGATTCTATCCAGTCACTTGAAATGGTGTTGTATTATACGATATATGAAGATCTTCCTGTCATTACACGTAGCGTATCATATACAAACAATGGGACACAGATAGTCTATATTGAAAATGCTGGTTCAATGCTCTTAGATTTTCCCCGTTGTGACTTTGACTTACTAACACTTAACGGGGCCCATACAAATGAAGCAACAATCCATCGCCAAGCTCTCCATCCTGGTATACAAAAAATCGCATCGACCAGAGGAACGAGCAGTCCGCAGCATCATCCGTTCTTAGGGCTTGCTGATCGGTATACGAATGAAGATCAAGGGGATGTTTATGGTTTTCATTTTATTTATAGTGGAAATTTTGTTGCTCAAGCTGAAGTAGAGCAGTATGGAAGCACACGGGTTCAAATTGGAATCAATCCAGAGACGTTTGAATGGAAATTGTCACCTGGAATAACTTTTCAAACGCCAGAAGTTGTGTTGAATTTTAGTAGGCAAGGATTTAATCAACTTTCTCAGACGTTTCATACGTTATACCAAACCTATCTGATTCCTAAGCAATGGCAACAGGAGGAGCGTCCCATTTTACTTAATTCTTGGGAAGGCAATTATTTTGATTTTACTGAAGAGGACTTGATCCGCCAAGCTCATTTAGCGAGTATATTAGGGATTGAATTATTTGTTTTAGATGACGGGTGGTTTGGTCAACGTGCAGATGATACAACTTCTTTAGGCGATTGGTATGTGAACAACGCAAAACTTCCAAATGGGATCGAGCATCTTGCGGATGTTATTCACGAACAAAAGATGAAATTTGGTTTATGGTTTGAGCCGGAAATGATTTCTGTAAAAAGTCGTTTGTTTGAGAGACATCCAGAATGGAGTTTACAGGTTCCAAATTACCCTCAAACACAGGGGAGACAACAGCTGGTCTTAAATTTAAGTTTGCCAGAAGTTCAAGATTACCTCATTCAAATGCTGATAGCGTATCTGTCATCAAATAAAATCGATTATATAAAATGGGATATGAATCGACATTTAACGGAAGTGGGCAGTTTTCTTTTACCTAATGATCAGCAAAAAGAAGTTAGCCATCGTTATGTCTTAGGACTATATCGTATTCTATCTGAAGTAACAGAACGATTTCCAAAAGTCCTTTTTGAAAATTGCTCTAGTGGTGGCGGACGATTTGATCCAGGAATGGTTGCTTATATGCCTCAAACTTGGGCAAGTGATAACACAGATGCGTTATGTCGCTCGAAAATCCAATATGGCTATAGCTATCTGTATCCACCAATTATGATGGGGGCTCATGTTTCGGATAGTCCTAATCATCAAGTAGGTCGAAACACCCCTTTAGAAAGTCGCTTTTTAATTGCAATGAGTGGAAACTTTGGCTACGAATTAGCGATAGAAAAACAATCGCCACAAGAACTCGAAATGATAAAAGAGCAAGTTATATTTTATAAAAAGCATCGTAAACTGTTACAGTTTGGTCAATTCTATCGTCTAAAAGAACTTGATGCGTCTTATTCTACTGCTTGGCTATTTAAAAATGAAACAGAAGCGCTTCTTGTCTATTCCAATGGACTAGCTCAACCAGCACAAACGGTTCAGTATTTAAAAACAAAATATCTTGAGGAATCAGCTCTTTATAAGGATATGAATACAGGGGAAATATATAGTGGTAGTGAATTAAATCATGCCGGTATTCTTGTACCGAGGATCAAAGGGGATTTCAATTGTTTCTATATTCATTGGACTGTTATTAGGTAA
- a CDS encoding AraC family transcriptional regulator, translating to MLYEYKKVSIEHFDCNVLFYGRELTPADYAYSGKNTRDYYVLHFILSGKGSFASAGNRMTHLQAGDVFILPKAVPCFYQADNQEPWEYSWIGFSGSGIRDILLQSQIMEKHYLKDVATSQFAEQFAELFQSLHAPLNLSNRLLVQSRIFQTFHYLIQEYPSKKDQVNTSSYEHFEQAVKLMKENLMEGYNVTDVGAALHLSRSYLYTVFKKFAEISPQQYLLNLRIDTAKELLKDTKYSLQSIAGLVGYKDQFTFSKAFKRLVGKSPQEFRMEK from the coding sequence ATGTTATATGAATACAAGAAAGTTAGTATTGAACATTTTGACTGTAATGTTTTGTTTTACGGAAGAGAGTTAACACCGGCTGATTATGCTTATTCCGGAAAGAATACACGAGATTATTATGTTTTGCATTTTATTTTATCGGGGAAAGGCAGCTTTGCTAGTGCAGGCAATCGTATGACACATTTGCAAGCAGGAGATGTGTTTATTTTACCTAAGGCAGTTCCTTGTTTTTACCAAGCTGATAACCAAGAACCATGGGAATATAGTTGGATTGGTTTTTCTGGTAGCGGTATTCGAGATATTTTACTACAGAGCCAAATTATGGAAAAACATTACTTAAAAGATGTAGCAACTAGTCAATTTGCCGAACAATTTGCCGAACTATTTCAAAGTCTACATGCTCCATTAAATCTAAGTAATCGTTTATTAGTTCAAAGTAGAATTTTTCAAACATTTCATTATTTAATTCAAGAGTATCCTTCAAAAAAAGATCAGGTCAATACCAGTTCCTACGAACATTTTGAGCAAGCCGTAAAACTAATGAAAGAAAACCTAATGGAAGGTTATAATGTAACAGACGTAGGTGCTGCATTACATTTATCACGTAGTTATTTATATACGGTCTTCAAAAAATTTGCTGAAATTAGTCCGCAACAGTATTTATTAAATTTACGAATAGATACAGCGAAGGAGTTACTAAAAGATACCAAATATTCTTTGCAAAGTATTGCTGGGTTGGTTGGTTATAAAGATCAATTTACTTTTTCAAAAGCCTTTAAACGACTTGTTGGCAAATCGCCGCAGGAATTCCGAATGGAGAAATAA
- a CDS encoding extracellular solute-binding protein: protein MKLSKTKWLLATGLVFGLFSLIACDNSKTGTSDKVTIEYFNQKKEMSQVIQDIAKDFEAENPKIHVDVIDVPNAGEVIKTRVLAGDVPDVINLYPQSIELREWAQAGYLEDLTNEPYLENIKNDYAKRFAVNDKVYSLPLTANVYGFYYNKTAFDQMNLSAPKTWSDFQNLTATIEKQGKVPFAIAGAEGWTLNGYHQLALATVAGGGKEANDIWRFSKVNGISADAPNMKNDFNRLELLRQSGAMQQNWQGAGYNDTVVTFTKGDALIMPNGSWAMPMINSQNPDFEVATFPFPADKEGKSLTIGAGDLALSISATSDHKKEARQFIKYMTTPKAMQKYYDVDGSPCAVKGVIEHNTDSPLSGLTELAFTDRHLVWLAKDWNSENDFYTLTTNYLHNGNKKMMVDALNAFFNPMKADGK from the coding sequence ATGAAGCTATCCAAAACTAAATGGCTACTAGCAACTGGGCTAGTCTTTGGACTATTTAGCCTAATCGCTTGCGATAATTCTAAAACGGGTACTAGCGACAAGGTCACCATCGAATATTTTAACCAAAAAAAAGAAATGTCCCAAGTTATTCAAGACATTGCAAAAGATTTTGAAGCAGAGAACCCAAAAATTCATGTTGACGTCATTGATGTCCCTAATGCTGGTGAGGTCATCAAAACTCGTGTGTTGGCAGGCGATGTTCCTGATGTGATCAACCTCTATCCTCAAAGTATCGAGTTGCGGGAATGGGCTCAAGCTGGTTATCTGGAAGATCTGACTAATGAGCCTTATCTAGAAAATATCAAAAATGATTATGCCAAACGCTTTGCTGTCAACGATAAAGTCTACAGTCTTCCTTTAACTGCTAATGTTTATGGTTTTTATTACAATAAAACGGCTTTCGATCAAATGAACTTGAGCGCCCCAAAAACGTGGTCAGACTTTCAAAATTTAACTGCTACTATTGAAAAACAAGGCAAAGTCCCTTTTGCAATTGCAGGTGCTGAAGGCTGGACCTTAAACGGTTATCACCAATTAGCCTTAGCAACAGTTGCTGGTGGTGGAAAAGAAGCAAATGACATCTGGCGTTTTTCAAAAGTTAACGGCATCTCCGCAGATGCTCCTAACATGAAAAATGATTTCAACCGACTGGAGTTATTAAGACAATCAGGTGCAATGCAACAAAACTGGCAAGGTGCTGGCTATAACGACACTGTTGTAACATTTACTAAAGGTGATGCTTTGATCATGCCAAACGGATCATGGGCAATGCCCATGATCAATTCCCAAAACCCTGACTTTGAAGTAGCGACTTTTCCTTTTCCAGCTGATAAGGAAGGTAAAAGTTTGACGATTGGTGCTGGTGATTTAGCCTTGTCGATCTCAGCGACTTCTGATCATAAAAAAGAGGCACGACAATTTATCAAATACATGACCACGCCAAAAGCAATGCAAAAATATTATGATGTAGATGGTTCTCCTTGTGCTGTAAAAGGTGTTATTGAACATAATACTGATTCCCCATTGAGTGGTTTAACAGAGTTAGCTTTTACTGATCGTCATTTAGTTTGGCTAGCGAAAGATTGGAACAGTGAAAATGATTTCTATACCTTAACTACAAATTATTTACACAATGGCAACAAAAAGATGATGGTTGATGCACTAAATGCTTTTTTCAATCCAATGAAAGCAGATGGAAAGTAG
- a CDS encoding alpha-galactosidase yields the protein MTNLIFYDAEQQVFHLKNQQISYLLAVEDFGLISHLYFGKQVNSYHGQRKYPRVDRGFSGNLAGVEDRSYSQDTLLREYSMAGEGDYRVPAAKIMQTDGSYALNFKFTGFEMFPGKPKLIGLPSAYVEDNIEAETLVITLIDEISKLELATFYTIYRDRPVIARSIQLRNLSTQSSKIHKLASMQLDFPDEAFSVISLPGAHNQERQVQKEAIGYGIKKFSSRRGSTSHQMNNFIALEKGTADEFQGEVFGFNLVYSGNHAFEIEKDQIGQIRLVAGINEEDFSWELLSGETFQSPEVLMVYSDQGLNKMSQTYHELLTNRVARGNYRNKERDILINNWEATYFDFTEEKLRPLVDTAAEVGIEMFVLDDGWFGERDSDTSSLGDWFVDKRKFPNGLCHFADYVHQKGLKFGLWMEPEMISIDSNLYRAHPDFLMSYPERIPAPSRSQHLLDLGRKEARENILTQLSAIFDEGYVDYVKWDMNRSISEVFSHQLASDNQGETLHRYILGLYELLEALITKYPAVLWEGCSGGGGRFDSGILHYMPQSWTSDDTDALERLKIQYGTSLVYPPSSFTSHVSAIPNHQTGRNVSLNTRGNAAMSSVFGYELDLTTFTTDEKQAVAEQVALYKDIRQVVQFGKFARLKNPFTSNECAWQFISQEQNEVLVLAFKILTQGQEPFSLLKLTDLDPTKKYKTENGHIFGGDELMNLGFYLPQQTEDFSSWMYRFKCIN from the coding sequence ATGACCAATTTAATTTTTTACGATGCTGAACAACAAGTATTTCATTTAAAAAACCAGCAAATCAGCTACCTTTTAGCTGTAGAAGATTTTGGGTTGATTAGTCACCTCTATTTTGGAAAACAAGTAAACAGTTATCACGGCCAAAGAAAATACCCTAGAGTTGACCGCGGTTTTTCTGGAAACTTAGCAGGTGTTGAAGATCGTAGCTATTCACAAGACACATTATTGAGAGAATATAGCATGGCTGGTGAAGGTGACTATCGAGTCCCTGCTGCTAAAATTATGCAGACAGATGGTAGTTACGCTTTAAACTTTAAATTCACTGGCTTTGAAATGTTTCCCGGCAAACCAAAATTGATTGGCTTACCTTCTGCTTACGTTGAAGATAATATTGAGGCTGAAACCTTAGTTATCACTCTAATTGATGAAATCAGTAAGCTTGAATTAGCAACTTTTTATACAATTTACCGGGACCGCCCAGTAATCGCCCGCTCGATACAATTGAGAAATTTAAGTACCCAAAGTAGCAAAATTCATAAATTAGCTTCGATGCAATTGGATTTTCCTGATGAAGCATTCTCGGTTATCTCTTTACCAGGAGCCCATAATCAAGAACGTCAAGTACAAAAAGAAGCAATTGGTTACGGAATTAAAAAATTCAGTAGCCGACGTGGTTCTACAAGTCATCAAATGAACAATTTTATTGCCTTGGAAAAGGGAACGGCTGATGAATTTCAAGGTGAAGTTTTTGGTTTCAACTTAGTTTATTCTGGAAATCATGCATTCGAAATCGAAAAAGATCAAATCGGTCAGATTCGTTTAGTTGCAGGAATCAATGAAGAGGATTTTTCTTGGGAACTTTTATCTGGTGAAACCTTTCAAAGTCCTGAAGTTTTAATGGTCTACTCAGATCAAGGTTTGAATAAAATGAGTCAAACTTACCATGAGTTATTAACGAACCGTGTAGCTCGCGGTAACTATCGAAACAAAGAACGAGATATTTTGATCAATAACTGGGAAGCGACCTATTTTGATTTTACTGAAGAAAAATTAAGACCCCTTGTTGATACTGCAGCGGAAGTCGGAATCGAAATGTTTGTGCTAGACGATGGATGGTTTGGTGAACGAGACAGCGATACTAGTTCGTTAGGAGATTGGTTTGTAGATAAACGTAAATTCCCTAACGGATTATGTCATTTTGCTGATTATGTTCATCAAAAAGGCTTGAAATTTGGTCTATGGATGGAACCGGAAATGATTTCTATTGATTCTAACTTATATCGCGCACATCCCGATTTTTTAATGAGCTATCCTGAACGGATACCAGCACCTAGCCGCAGTCAGCATCTTTTAGATTTGGGCCGCAAGGAAGCACGAGAAAATATTTTAACTCAATTATCCGCAATTTTTGATGAAGGATATGTAGACTATGTGAAATGGGACATGAATCGCAGCATATCTGAAGTTTTCTCACATCAATTAGCGTCTGATAATCAAGGAGAGACTCTTCATCGTTATATCTTAGGTTTGTATGAACTATTAGAAGCATTGATCACGAAATATCCAGCTGTTTTATGGGAAGGCTGTTCTGGTGGCGGTGGACGTTTTGACAGTGGCATTTTACATTATATGCCACAATCTTGGACAAGTGATGATACTGATGCATTAGAACGTTTAAAGATACAATATGGTACCTCACTTGTATACCCACCTTCCTCTTTTACTTCTCATGTGTCAGCAATACCAAATCATCAAACTGGACGTAATGTCTCGTTAAATACGCGAGGAAATGCCGCGATGAGTTCGGTCTTTGGCTATGAATTAGATTTAACAACTTTCACAACAGACGAAAAACAAGCAGTTGCTGAACAAGTGGCTCTTTATAAAGACATTCGTCAAGTCGTACAATTTGGTAAATTTGCCCGTTTGAAAAATCCTTTTACTAGCAATGAATGTGCATGGCAATTTATTTCTCAAGAGCAGAATGAGGTTTTAGTTTTGGCTTTTAAAATTTTAACTCAAGGTCAGGAACCGTTCAGCTTATTGAAATTAACCGATTTAGACCCTACTAAGAAATACAAAACAGAGAATGGTCACATTTTTGGTGGTGATGAATTGATGAATCTCGGCTTTTATTTACCACAACAAACAGAAGATTTTTCTTCATGGATGTATCGCTTTAAGTGTATTAATTGA
- a CDS encoding carbohydrate ABC transporter permease: protein MKIKDILNRYWAVIFVVIPIILQIIFFYFPMIQGAFYSLTNWTGLTYNFEFVGLNNYKILFSDPKFIKSIGFTLIVTICMIVGQIVFGILIARALNSKIKGQTFFRAWFFFPAVLSGIVVSLVFKQIFNYGLPTIGKTLGIEWLQTSFLGTTWGAIFAVIFVLLWQGIAMPVIIFLAGFQSIPQEIIEAGHMDGANNKQIFWNIELIYLLPSLSMVFIMALKSGLTAFDQIFALTGGGPNDATTSLGLLVYNYAFKNNQFGYANAIALVLFILIAIISLAQLKLSKKFEL from the coding sequence ATGAAAATAAAGGACATTTTAAATCGTTATTGGGCAGTAATTTTCGTGGTGATTCCGATTATTTTACAAATCATCTTCTTTTATTTCCCGATGATTCAAGGAGCATTTTATAGCTTGACCAACTGGACTGGACTGACTTATAACTTTGAGTTTGTCGGATTAAACAATTACAAAATTCTTTTTTCAGATCCAAAATTTATTAAATCAATTGGGTTTACTCTCATTGTGACAATCTGTATGATTGTTGGCCAAATTGTTTTTGGAATTCTGATTGCTCGTGCCTTAAATAGCAAAATTAAAGGGCAAACATTTTTCAGAGCTTGGTTCTTTTTTCCCGCTGTTTTGTCTGGTATTGTGGTTTCTTTAGTCTTTAAACAAATTTTTAATTATGGTTTACCAACGATTGGTAAGACCTTAGGAATTGAATGGCTTCAAACTAGCTTTTTAGGAACTACTTGGGGTGCAATATTTGCGGTAATTTTTGTCCTTCTTTGGCAAGGAATTGCGATGCCAGTGATTATTTTCTTAGCAGGTTTTCAAAGTATTCCTCAGGAAATTATCGAAGCGGGGCATATGGATGGTGCCAACAATAAACAGATTTTCTGGAATATTGAACTCATCTACCTTTTACCAAGCCTTTCAATGGTCTTTATCATGGCGCTAAAAAGCGGATTGACAGCTTTCGACCAAATTTTCGCTTTAACAGGTGGCGGTCCAAATGATGCAACGACGTCTCTCGGATTACTTGTATATAATTATGCTTTTAAAAATAATCAATTTGGGTATGCAAATGCAATCGCCCTTGTCCTATTTATCTTGATCGCTATTATTTCGTTGGCTCAACTGAAGCTGTCGAAGAAATTTGAACTCTAG
- a CDS encoding helix-turn-helix domain-containing protein: MQNFVRQFHYIDDRHLPLIRGIGVGQGSMHYDWDARNRKEQLIVLQVTLRGQGFIQIGDKTVPLTQNKAFFAKIPGNYRYFGEDWHFLFVEFSGSMLQWLDTSITIVELSETFIELLRRFILDLKTQELTVTQNAKAAFALFLDIKDEVQIETQQKTDTIKAIKEYIDEHYFEDISLEFLSEKYKLSKYKLIRQFEVAYNSPPIHYLKKVRILHSLSLLWEDNAVDAVAKKVGFSTGNYFSKVFKKEMGISPSEHKNRKSHYN; this comes from the coding sequence TTGCAGAATTTTGTACGTCAATTCCATTACATCGATGACCGACATTTACCACTCATCCGAGGTATTGGTGTCGGCCAAGGAAGTATGCATTATGATTGGGATGCACGTAATCGAAAAGAACAACTAATTGTTTTACAAGTGACATTAAGAGGGCAAGGATTTATACAAATAGGAGACAAAACTGTTCCCTTAACACAAAATAAGGCTTTTTTTGCTAAGATCCCTGGAAATTATCGTTATTTCGGTGAAGATTGGCACTTTCTATTTGTAGAGTTTTCAGGAAGTATGCTGCAATGGTTAGATACATCGATTACCATTGTTGAATTATCAGAGACATTCATTGAACTGTTGCGAAGATTTATTCTTGATCTAAAAACACAGGAATTAACAGTTACACAAAATGCTAAAGCAGCATTTGCCCTTTTTTTAGATATTAAGGACGAGGTACAAATAGAAACCCAACAAAAAACAGATACCATCAAGGCTATAAAAGAATATATTGATGAACACTATTTCGAAGATATTAGTCTAGAGTTTTTATCTGAAAAATACAAACTCTCAAAATACAAATTGATTCGGCAATTCGAAGTAGCTTATAACTCGCCACCGATACACTATTTAAAAAAAGTGCGCATCCTTCATTCATTATCGCTATTATGGGAGGATAACGCAGTGGATGCTGTCGCAAAAAAGGTTGGTTTTTCTACAGGAAATTATTTTAGTAAAGTATTTAAAAAGGAGATGGGCATTTCGCCCAGTGAGCATAAAAATAGAAAATCACACTACAATTAA